The Macaca nemestrina isolate mMacNem1 chromosome 12, mMacNem.hap1, whole genome shotgun sequence genome contains a region encoding:
- the LOC105469428 gene encoding ferritin heavy chain has protein sequence MTTASTSQVRQNYHQDSEAAINRQINLELYASYVYLSMSYYFDRDDVALKNFAKYFLHQSHEEREHAEKLMKLQNQRGGRIFLQDIKKPDYDDWESGLNAMECALHLEKNVNQSLLELHKLATDKNDPHLCDFIETHYLNEQVKAIKELGDHVTNLRKMGAPESGLAEYLFDKHTLGDSDNES, from the exons ATGACGACCGCGTCCACCTCGCAGGTGCGCCAGAACTACCACCAGGACTCAGAGGCCGCCATCAACCGCCAGATCAATCTGGAGCTCTACGCTTCCTACGTTTACCTGTCCATG TCTTACTACTTTGACCGCGATGATGTGGCTTTGAAGAACTTTGCCAAATACTTTCTTCACCAATCTCATGAGGAAAGGGAACATGCCGAGAAACTGATGAAGCTGCAGAACCAACGAGGTGGCCGAATCTTCCTTCAGGATATTAAG AAACCAGACTATGACGACTGGGAGAGCGGGCTGAATGCAATGGAGTGTGctttacatttggaaaaaaatgtgaatCAGTCACTACTGGAACTGCACAAACTGGCCACTGACAAAAATGACCCCCAT TTGTGTGACTTCATTGAGACACATTACCTGAATGAGCAGGTGAAAGCCATCAAAGAATTGGGTGACCACGTGACCAACTTGCGCAAGATGGGAGCACCCGAATCTGGCTTGGCAGAGTATCTCTTTGACAAGCACACCCTGGGAGACAGTGATAATGAAAGCTAA